The following nucleotide sequence is from Oncorhynchus gorbuscha isolate QuinsamMale2020 ecotype Even-year unplaced genomic scaffold, OgorEven_v1.0 Un_scaffold_9050, whole genome shotgun sequence.
TGCAGGATTGTCCTGGCAGGATGACATCACCCAGTACGTCATTCGCAAGGAGCTGAGCCGTGTTTCACTGACCCGCCCCCTGTCTGGACGTCATGACAACCCCTCGTCTCAGTGAGTCTCCTGGTCTGTTGACTATAATTAAAAGCAGATCTATAATTACATCTGTTCTATTTGTCTGCAGATTTCCACAGGAAGGTCTGTGACTCAATGGGGGAATGGTTTTGTAATAGCAGCCAGGAAAGGTTATGAGATTAGGAGGAGACCTTTAGAAAACCCCAGAACCAGATCTTTGAGTTTAGAGAAGAGATGTTTAAAATCCAGTCCACGAGGAACAGGCCACagcctctgcgtctctctcttccactggtagttgattgattggttggttttaTTTGTCAGTTAaaaacatatacacacagtacatgtatatattttttaaacgtgGTCAGAATAGCACAATTCATTCAGATACTTAATTCCATTGTGGTCCCATTGATGAGTGACCTAAGCAGACAGTCACTGTCACTGAGCATCTGACATAGAACACAAGTAGACTAAGTCACACTCAAATGTTGTTAGAGAAAGTGGCCCTAAGAGGACTGGAGTCATATACTCCTGTAGTAGAGGGAAGCCATCCTCAGAGGACTGTGGTCAAATACTCCTGTAGTAGAGGGAAGCCATCCTCAGAGGACTGGAGTCACATACTCCTGTAGTAGAGGGAAGCCATCCTCAGAGGACTGTGGTCAAATACTCCTGCAGTAGAGGGAAGCCATCCTCAGAGGACTGGAGTCACATACTCCTGCAGTAGAGGGAAGCCATCCAAAGAGGACTAGAGTCACATACTCCTGCAGTAGAGGGAAGCCATCCTCAGAGGACTGGAGTCACATACTCCTGCAGTAGAGGGAAGCCATCCTCAGAGGACTAGAGTCACATACTCCTGCAGTAGAGGGAAGCCATCCTCAGAGGACTGGAGTCACATACTCCTGCAGTAGATGGAAGCCATTTTTAGACAGGTGCAGGATGACTTGGAAGTTGAGTTCTTGTGAGTGAGGGAAGCTATGTTCCCTATAAGGGTCTGCAAGTGCTAATGGGTTGGCCTTATTCTGATATTCTCCATTCATACTGTATTTCTCAGGTCCTCAGAACCTGTGCAGAATGCCCATCCTTCCAAGATGCAGTATCCTCCCAGCTCCAGGACCAAGGCTCAAGGGGATGATCCCAACCCAGACCTGATGCAGAGTTACCTGGACTACATGATCGTGGATCCCCCAAGGCCTCCCAGTCCCTCCACATGAAAACTCTGGACCCTTACACCTACCGCCAGGTgggaatggacacacacacacacacacacacatacacatacacatacacatacacatacacatacacatacacatacacatacacatacacacacatacacatacacacatacacatacacacatacacacacacacacacacacacacacacacacacacacacacacacacacacacacacacacacacacacacacacacacacacacacacacacacacacacacacacacacacacacacacacacacacacacacacacacacacacacacacacacacacatctacagtgTATTTATATCATACGACTCATAGTTATAtggtatctatctactgtatatacattcATACACACAACTACTATTACCACATACAGTTAATGTGTGTAagaatgtatatacagtacatatatactaTATAACTGAGTCGTATGATATAAATACACTGTAGATAGATGCCATATAACTATGAGTAGTATGGTGTAAATACACTGTAGATAGATACCATATAACTATGAGTAGTATGGTGTAAATACACTTAATCTCTACAGTAGATAGATACTATGATATAAATACACTGTAGATAGATACCATATaacaccccacaagacatgccacgaggtctcttcacagtccccaagtccaggacagactatgggaggtgcacagaactacatggggcggcaggtagcctggtgattagaaggttgggccagtaaccgaaaggtttctggGTTGAATcctagagctgacaaggtaaaaatctgtcattctgcccctgaacaaggcagttaacccactgttccccggtaggctgtcattgtaaataagaatttgttcttaactcacttgcctagttaaataaaggttacatttgaatttttaaaaaaattataaaaatgCATAGAGTcattgaactctattccacatcaggtaactgatgcaaacaGTAAAGTTAGATTttaaaaacaggtaaaaatacaccttatggaacagcggggactgaagcaacacacacataggcacagacacacacagacacacacagacacacacagacacacacacacacacacacacacacacagacacacacagacacacacagacacacacagacacacacagacacacacagacacatatgaTAACAtaagcactatacacacacgttcacatggatttagtactgtactgtagttgtaGAGTAGGGGTCAGAGGGCACACAGTgggttgtgaaatctgtgaatgtattggaatgtttttaaaattgtataaacttcCTTCAttctgctggaccccaggaagttaatggggatccataataaatacagtagattgtATCAATTCCTTTTCCCAGAGGGcatctctgtgtctgtttatGGGTTTATTAAGCAGCAGTATGGTTACCAAGACGACGAGGAGCGCTCTCTTAACTCTCTGGAGGGTGGTGGTTTCCCCCGCCCTTCTACTCACGCCGGGGGTTAAGAGTCCCGCCCCCAGGACCGAGACCGCCAGTTGCTCCAGGACCTGGtctccctgtacctctcctcCCCCGCCCAGCCGGCCTCCCGCCACCGTGGGGCAGCAACACCGATCTCTACCTCTCCCTTGTACCAGGACCTGGACTTCCCTCTGGACTACGTAGAGGACTACGTTTCCCAGCAGGACGTGGAGGTCCGCAAGCAGCAGCAGCTGGATCAGACGCAGAGGAAAGCGCAGAAGGACTACGGATCGCTAGCTGGATTGGATGGTGAGTGTGaggcagtcagtgtgtgtgtgtgtgtgtgtggggggggggggtgttgtgtgtgtcacaggaggttggtggcaccttaattggggaggatgggctcatggcaatgactggagcggaatcaatGGAATAGTATcaaagatacagtgccttgcgaaagtattcggcccccttgaactttgcgaccttttgccacatttcaggcttcaaacataaagatataaaactgtatttttttgtgaagaatcaacaacaagtgggacacaatcatgaagtggaacgacatttattggatatttcaaacttttttaacaaatcaaaaacggaaaaattgggcgtgcaaaattattcagcccctttactttcagtgcagcaaactctctccagaagttcagtgaggatctctgaatgatccaatgttgacctaaatgactaatgatgataaatacaatccacctgtgtgtaatcaagtctccgtataaatgcacctgcactgtgctagtctcagaggtctgttaaaagcgcagagagcatcatgaagaacaaggaacacaccaggcaggtccgagatactgttgtgaagaagtgtaaagccggatttggatacaaaaatatttcccaagctttaaacatcccaaggagcactgtgcaagcgataatattgaaatggaaggagtatcagaccactgcaaatctaccaaaacctggccgtccctctaaactttcagctcatacaaggagaagattgatcagagatgcagccaagaggcccatgatcactctggatgaactgcagagatctacagctgaggtgggagactctgtccataggacaacaatcagtcgtatattgcacaaatctggcctttatggaagagtggcaagaagaaagtaatttcttaaagatatccataaaaagtgtcgtttaaagtttgccacaagccacctgggagacacaccaaacatgtggaagaaggtgctctggtcagatgaaaccaaaattgaactttttggcaacaatgcaaaacgttatgtttggtgtaaaagcaacacagctcatcaccctgaacacaccatccccactgtcaaacatggtggtggcagcatcatggtttgggcctgcttttcttcagcagggacagggaagatggttaaaattgatgggaagatggatggagccaaatacaggaccattctggaagaaaacctgatggagtctgcaaaagacctgagactgggacggagatttgtcttccaacaagacaatgatccaaaacataaagcaaaatctacaatggaatggttcaaaaataaacatatccaggtgttagaatggccaagtcaaagtccagacctgaatccaatcgagaatctgtggaaagaactgaaaactgctgttcacaaatgctctccatccaacctcactgagctcgagctgttttgcaaggaggaatggtaaataatttcagtctctcgatgtgcaaaactgatagagacataccccaagcgacttacagctgtaatcgcagcaaaaggtggcgctacaaagtattaacttaagggggctgaataattttgcacgtccaatttttcagtttttgaattgttaaatTTTTTTGAAatttccaataaatgtcgttccacttcatgattgtgtcccacttgttgttgattctttacaaaaaaatacagttttatatctttatgtttgaagcctgaaatgttgcaaaaggtcgcaaaattcaagggggccaaatacttttgcaaggcactgtacatcaaatgcattgtttccatggtttccatgtgtaacagaataactttacgtccgtcccctcgcccatacccggcgcgaaccagggaccctctgcacacatcgacaacagtcatcctcgaagcattgttacccatcgctccacgaaagccgtggcccttgcagagcaaggggaactactacttcaaggtctcagagcaagtgacgtaaccgattgaaacgctatttagcgcacaccgctaactaagctagccgtttcacatccgttacacatgtctgatgccattccattcactctgttccagccattattatgaactGTTCTCTccacagcagcctccactgcgtgggtgggtgggtgggccaCATGAGAATATATCACTTTGGGCCTCCCCACCACAGGCCACACCAACCCTGTGCAATTGCTGTAACCACACaactccagaacccaatcgacccattcaaagctttaaataactctagCTTTGCAGGCCTGCAACTCTCTTGTAGTCTAATAGTTACTGACAGTGAGCTGTGAAAATAGAACACTGTGCAGACATGCTGCAACATTCTGCATACAGTGGAATTCACTATTCGATGCAAGACTGATCCCCTCTATAAAAATGTGCCATCTTTTACAGTCTAAATGTAATTTGAATTGGAAAATTCTTCAATGGAAAATTCTCTTAACATTAATCAATAACTTAAAATAAATATAACTTAAATATACATTAACCtcttcaattaaaataaattaacattATCATCTATAGAATCAtataac
It contains:
- the LOC124030054 gene encoding receptor-type tyrosine-protein phosphatase-like N, translated to MCFSGCLFEKKLCPRDQPCSDDGLFGQCLLPQQEMVLYEVSVPVLHRLQEVLKELMMQGLSWQDDITQYVIRKELSRVSLTRPLSGRHDNPSSQSSEPVQNAHPSKMQYPPSSRTKAQGDDPNPDLMQSYLDYMIVDPPRPPSPST